In one Lolium rigidum isolate FL_2022 chromosome 3, APGP_CSIRO_Lrig_0.1, whole genome shotgun sequence genomic region, the following are encoded:
- the LOC124702699 gene encoding uncharacterized protein LOC124702699, with product MGLPLEQWRGSEADGGGEKEASAAGCRTPSSSKARAAGDCPEAPRKRKAAPGAVSQQRNREYYDGDDVEAFFAANNL from the coding sequence ATGGGTCTCCCGCTTGAGCAGTGGCGCGGCAGcgaggcggacggcggcggcgagaaggAGGCGTCGGCCGCCGGGTGCAGGACGCCGAGCAGCTCCAAGGCCCGCGCGGCCGGGGACTGCCCCGAGGCGCCCAGGAAGAGGAAGGCCGCTCCCGGAGCCGTCTCGCAGCAGCGCAACAGGGAGTACTACGACGGTGACGACGTCGAGGCCTTCTTCGCCGCGAACAACCTCTAG